One Beggiatoa leptomitoformis DNA segment encodes these proteins:
- a CDS encoding glycosyltransferase, with protein MPLTPLLSLFRAKPKALPYLIDKPTTIDLRRWASSEWIEYQAWLFHHSFLTLYEWQQLRDDAITWEKPPIISIVTPVYNTPPDFLRECIYSVQTQAYPHWELCIVDDGSRHPDTIACLQALSRDDSRIRVYHAAENLGICRATNQAITMTTGDYVAFLDHDDRLAPDALYWVAKTLRDKPDTDIVYTDRDMISPTGFRFMHLFKPQWSPETLLSGNYLFHLLVYRRYLLNELGGVREAFEGSQDYDLMLRAMDKQPHVQHIPKVLYHWRQHQHSVALEHNAKEYAYQAGIHALQESLQRQNIQYATVTENKALWRGNYRITFMPVAENHYQILTLPADADYVNCINQALKNAPDITYLIILADTLQALTPDTVQELIGWLQLSAVGMVTGKVIDTNGRILHAGWVQRPTGIPLALYQNEPETTPSYMAMTAIAHNVSIPHPFCCAIKRTAWQQLGGLTHDYQSPYGLFDFALRALHAGWRTVYTPFARFQHTGEWQTPSNWSNNDRTRFSEYWANWLQQGDPYYNPFLTTELVDMGLTMHWSLPQPAGWAIDQDESAQPVTSES; from the coding sequence GTGCCTTTAACCCCACTGTTGTCGTTGTTTCGTGCTAAACCTAAAGCCCTTCCCTACCTTATTGATAAGCCCACGACTATTGATTTAAGACGTTGGGCGAGTAGTGAATGGATTGAATATCAAGCATGGTTATTTCACCATAGTTTCCTAACGTTGTATGAATGGCAACAGTTACGAGATGACGCAATTACATGGGAAAAACCGCCCATTATCAGTATTGTTACCCCTGTTTATAACACCCCACCCGATTTTCTGCGGGAATGTATCTATTCCGTACAAACACAAGCCTATCCACATTGGGAATTGTGTATCGTTGATGATGGCAGTCGTCATCCTGATACTATCGCCTGTTTACAAGCGTTAAGCCGTGATGATTCCCGTATTCGGGTTTATCATGCCGCAGAAAATTTAGGTATTTGTCGGGCAACTAATCAGGCGATTACAATGACAACAGGGGATTATGTTGCTTTTTTAGACCATGATGACCGACTTGCGCCCGACGCGCTTTATTGGGTTGCAAAAACGCTACGAGATAAACCAGACACCGATATTGTTTATACCGACCGCGATATGATTTCCCCAACAGGTTTTCGTTTTATGCACCTGTTTAAACCACAATGGTCACCAGAAACCTTGTTATCAGGTAACTATTTGTTTCACTTATTAGTTTATCGACGGTATTTATTGAATGAGCTAGGTGGGGTGCGTGAAGCATTTGAAGGTTCACAAGATTACGATTTAATGTTGCGGGCGATGGATAAACAGCCTCATGTCCAGCATATTCCTAAAGTACTCTACCACTGGCGACAACATCAACATTCGGTTGCGTTGGAACATAATGCGAAAGAATATGCTTATCAAGCGGGTATTCATGCGTTACAAGAATCCTTACAACGACAAAATATACAATACGCAACAGTGACTGAAAATAAAGCACTATGGCGTGGCAATTACCGTATAACGTTCATGCCTGTCGCAGAAAATCATTATCAGATTTTAACGTTACCTGCTGATGCAGATTATGTAAACTGTATTAATCAGGCATTAAAAAATGCGCCAGACATCACTTATCTAATTATCTTAGCTGATACTTTACAAGCATTAACACCAGATACGGTGCAAGAACTTATCGGCTGGTTACAATTATCCGCAGTCGGAATGGTAACGGGAAAAGTTATAGATACAAATGGCCGTATTTTACATGCAGGCTGGGTACAACGTCCCACAGGTATTCCGCTTGCGCTCTATCAAAATGAGCCAGAAACAACCCCCAGTTATATGGCAATGACGGCAATCGCGCACAACGTTAGCATTCCGCATCCGTTCTGCTGTGCGATTAAACGCACTGCTTGGCAACAACTCGGGGGGTTAACGCATGATTATCAAAGCCCCTACGGTCTATTTGATTTTGCATTGCGCGCCTTACACGCAGGCTGGCGCACGGTTTACACCCCTTTTGCCCGCTTTCAACACACGGGAGAATGGCAAACCCCCAGCAACTGGTCAAATAATGACCGTACACGGTTTAGTGAATATTGGGCAAACTGGCTACAACAAGGCGACCCCTACTACAATCCTTTTTTAACCACTGAATTGGTCGATATGGGTTTAACGATGCATTGGTCACTGCCACAGCCCGCAGGCTGGGCGATTGACCAAGACGAATCGGCTCAACCAGTGACCTCAGAATCCTAA
- a CDS encoding phosphoadenylyl-sulfate reductase: MMVHLTEQQIQTHALDYATQSPKAILQLALQHYEKISIAFSGAEDVVLIDMAYNLLKKPIEIFCLDTGRLHAETYRFLETVRTHYQCTLTILYPDATAVEQLIKEKGFFSFLQEGHQECCGIRKVAPLTRKLNTLDAWITGQRKDQSLDTRAQLSVIEIDKTFSTVEHPLVKFNPLANWTSAQVWNYIQLYEVPYNLLHERGFVSIGCEPCTRAVLPHQHEREGRWWWEAGTKKECGLHASNTISTHKPT, from the coding sequence ATGATGGTGCATTTAACAGAGCAACAAATTCAAACCCACGCACTTGATTATGCAACACAATCGCCAAAAGCAATTTTACAATTGGCATTACAACACTATGAAAAAATTTCAATTGCCTTTAGTGGTGCTGAAGATGTTGTGCTGATTGATATGGCATACAATTTATTAAAAAAACCAATAGAAATTTTCTGTTTAGATACTGGACGATTACATGCAGAAACCTATCGTTTTTTAGAAACTGTCCGCACCCATTATCAATGCACACTGACTATTTTGTATCCTGATGCGACTGCTGTAGAGCAACTTATTAAGGAAAAAGGATTTTTCAGTTTTCTCCAAGAGGGACACCAAGAATGTTGTGGTATTCGTAAAGTTGCCCCTTTAACACGCAAACTGAATACCCTAGACGCATGGATAACAGGACAACGTAAAGACCAAAGTTTAGATACTCGCGCACAACTGTCAGTTATTGAAATAGATAAAACGTTTTCTACGGTCGAGCATCCACTGGTTAAATTTAATCCATTGGCAAATTGGACATCCGCACAAGTTTGGAATTATATTCAATTGTATGAAGTTCCTTATAATTTGTTACATGAACGCGGTTTTGTCAGTATTGGTTGCGAACCCTGTACACGCGCGGTATTACCACATCAACACGAGCGGGAAGGGCGGTGGTGGTGGGAAGCAGGCACAAAAAAAGAATGCGGTTTACATGCCAGCAATACAATTTCCACACACAAGCCCACTTGA
- a CDS encoding peroxiredoxin, with protein MTVLVGHAAPDFTAAAVLGNGQIDDNFNLSATIKGKPAVIFFYPLDFTFVCPTELIAFDKRLEEFKKRNVEVIGVSIDSHFSHLAWRNTPIEKGGIGLVKYTLVADINHSIVKNYGIEAAGGVAYRASFLINKEGKVVHQVVNDLPLGRNVDEMLRMVDALQFFEENGEVCPAGWKKGDVGMKGSPEGVADYLSKNTEAL; from the coding sequence ATGACAGTTTTAGTTGGACACGCCGCCCCTGATTTCACAGCCGCCGCTGTTTTAGGCAATGGTCAAATCGACGATAATTTCAATCTGTCCGCGACTATCAAAGGGAAACCTGCGGTTATTTTCTTTTATCCCTTAGATTTTACATTTGTTTGCCCTACCGAATTGATCGCCTTTGACAAGCGTTTAGAAGAATTCAAAAAACGCAATGTGGAAGTAATTGGCGTTTCCATCGACTCCCATTTTAGCCATTTAGCATGGCGCAATACGCCCATTGAAAAGGGCGGCATTGGTTTGGTGAAATATACTTTAGTTGCTGACATCAATCACAGCATTGTCAAAAACTACGGTATTGAAGCGGCGGGTGGTGTTGCTTATCGTGCTTCTTTCCTTATCAACAAAGAAGGTAAAGTTGTTCACCAAGTTGTGAATGATTTGCCCTTAGGACGTAACGTCGACGAAATGTTACGTATGGTTGATGCGTTACAATTCTTTGAAGAAAATGGCGAAGTTTGCCCAGCAGGCTGGAAAAAAGGGGATGTGGGCATGAAAGGCTCACCCGAAGGTGTTGCCGATTACTTAAGTAAAAACACTGAAGCCTTATAA
- a CDS encoding triphosphoribosyl-dephospho-CoA synthase — protein sequence MSGLSASLIEQAVYAACVAELNAFKPGNVSIYSAGHGMTTADFIHSAKQIAPILANPSLSIGERILGSVEATQKAVACNTNLGIILLCAPLAKAAEQGDVLECLPTVLASLTQADACLTYQAIRLANPAGLGDVAEQDVQQVPTLSLLEIMRLAQTQDKIAYQYANNYIDIIKFLPTLNRLLTNGCALPTATVITYLHFLSDFLDTHIVRKWGRVIAEQVQQQARLWVAKEVFPSDTSLSAFDDWLKTRDINPGTSADLTVAVLFITQLRELFSGRDAKLKEGNAKRDSVRISYSTHND from the coding sequence ATGAGTGGATTGTCTGCAAGCCTGATTGAACAAGCCGTTTATGCCGCCTGTGTTGCTGAACTAAATGCGTTTAAACCGGGAAATGTCAGCATTTACAGTGCAGGACATGGCATGACCACGGCTGATTTTATTCACAGTGCAAAACAAATTGCCCCTATTTTAGCGAATCCCAGTTTATCCATTGGTGAGCGCATTTTGGGGAGTGTTGAGGCAACACAAAAAGCGGTGGCGTGTAATACAAATTTAGGCATTATCCTTTTATGTGCGCCATTGGCAAAAGCAGCGGAACAGGGGGATGTGCTTGAATGTTTACCCACTGTATTGGCAAGTTTAACCCAAGCGGATGCGTGTTTAACTTATCAAGCTATTCGGTTGGCTAATCCTGCGGGATTAGGCGATGTTGCAGAACAAGATGTGCAACAAGTACCCACGTTGTCATTATTAGAAATAATGCGATTGGCACAAACACAAGATAAAATTGCTTATCAATATGCAAATAATTATATTGATATTATTAAATTTTTACCTACATTAAATCGCTTACTCACAAACGGATGTGCTTTACCAACAGCAACCGTTATCACTTATCTGCATTTTTTAAGTGATTTCCTAGATACGCATATTGTGCGAAAATGGGGACGTGTTATTGCTGAACAAGTACAACAGCAAGCCCGTTTGTGGGTAGCAAAAGAAGTGTTTCCATCCGATACCAGTCTATCTGCCTTTGATGATTGGTTAAAAACGCGGGATATTAATCCAGGTACTAGTGCAGATTTAACGGTTGCCGTTTTATTTATAACGCAATTAAGGGAACTGTTTAGTGGCAGGGATGCGAAACTAAAGGAGGGGAATGCTAAACGCGACTCTGTTCGAATTTCGTATTCCACACATAACGACTGA
- a CDS encoding DJ-1/PfpI family protein, whose protein sequence is MMSAKKILLLAGDYVEDYEIMVPFQALLMVGHIVHAVCPQKKLGDIVRTAIHDFEGDQTYSEKPGHNFTLNATFADVKASDYDALVIPGGRAPEYLRLNPDVINIVKHFAETNKPIAAVCHGAQILTAAGVVSGKSCSAYPAVAPEINSTGGCWVDIALTDAYVDGNLVTAPAWPAHPQWLAKFLILLGTKITL, encoded by the coding sequence ATGATGAGTGCGAAAAAAATTCTGTTGTTAGCGGGTGATTATGTTGAAGATTATGAAATCATGGTGCCATTTCAGGCCTTATTGATGGTTGGACACATTGTTCATGCTGTCTGCCCTCAAAAAAAACTAGGTGATATTGTTCGTACCGCTATTCATGATTTTGAAGGTGACCAAACGTATAGCGAAAAACCGGGACATAACTTTACCTTAAATGCGACATTTGCAGATGTGAAAGCGAGTGATTATGACGCATTAGTTATTCCGGGGGGGCGCGCGCCAGAATATTTACGTCTAAACCCTGATGTTATTAATATTGTTAAACACTTTGCTGAAACCAATAAACCCATTGCAGCCGTTTGTCATGGTGCGCAAATCTTAACGGCGGCAGGGGTTGTTAGTGGTAAAAGTTGCTCCGCCTATCCTGCGGTTGCGCCTGAAATCAATAGTACAGGGGGATGTTGGGTAGATATTGCCTTAACAGATGCGTATGTTGATGGTAATTTAGTTACCGCCCCCGCATGGCCTGCACATCCCCAATGGTTAGCAAAATTCCTTATATTATTAGGTACAAAAATCACCCTGTAA
- a CDS encoding C40 family peptidase produces the protein MSINMKGTVFLLILLSGLTTGCSHLSDIQETSLQPELQQLDFSVRQADLKAELNDFQQSKLVDPVGAFAFSYDSVVSTLAEQSVSMAYLNILQQTGTENNFSYDKVVEIFVDTLGQMAEAEEENPTLADANDALSYLQASHLPRTARMNLILTQANKVLGTRYRFGGKTPSSGFDCSGLVYYAHSKIGISLPRTAHDQYLASLPVQHTDLQPGDLVFFKTNRSRRISHVGIYVGNDKFIHAPSRGRNVTVDSLASGYYAKRFVRGGRVIS, from the coding sequence ATGTCTATCAATATGAAAGGAACAGTTTTCCTACTTATCCTTCTTTCGGGATTAACAACGGGATGTAGCCATTTAAGTGATATTCAAGAAACTAGCTTACAACCAGAATTACAACAGCTTGATTTCTCCGTTAGACAAGCAGATTTAAAAGCAGAATTAAATGATTTTCAACAAAGTAAATTGGTTGACCCTGTTGGTGCGTTCGCCTTTTCTTATGACTCTGTTGTCAGCACATTAGCTGAACAATCTGTTTCTATGGCCTATTTAAATATTCTTCAACAAACAGGGACAGAAAATAACTTTTCATACGATAAAGTGGTAGAAATTTTTGTCGACACACTAGGACAAATGGCTGAGGCAGAAGAAGAAAACCCCACACTTGCAGATGCTAATGATGCCCTCTCCTATTTGCAAGCGAGTCACTTACCACGCACAGCACGTATGAATCTAATTTTGACACAAGCCAATAAAGTGTTAGGAACACGGTATCGGTTTGGTGGAAAAACCCCCAGCAGTGGCTTTGATTGCAGTGGTTTAGTTTATTACGCACATAGCAAAATTGGCATTTCACTACCCCGCACAGCACACGACCAATATTTAGCCTCGCTTCCTGTCCAACATACCGATTTACAACCGGGTGATTTGGTTTTCTTTAAAACCAATCGTTCACGACGCATTAGTCATGTTGGTATTTATGTCGGCAATGACAAATTTATCCATGCACCATCACGTGGTAGAAACGTAACCGTTGATAGCCTGGCCAGTGGTTATTATGCTAAACGCTTTGTAAGAGGCGGACGGGTTATCAGCTAA
- the fae gene encoding formaldehyde-activating enzyme, which yields MSAHGNKVIDGVLVGESLVGDGNEVAHIDLIIGPRGSAAEDAFCLTLTNQKEGVNGLLAVLAPNLAVKPSTVMFNKVTIKGAKQAVQMFGPAQRAVAMAVADCLADGTIPMEEADDLFICVGVFIHWLAEDDAKIYDYNYAATKESIKRAIAKEPKPQDVVAKRSSSQHPFSPK from the coding sequence ATGTCAGCTCATGGTAATAAAGTGATTGATGGCGTTTTAGTTGGTGAGTCTTTAGTTGGTGATGGCAACGAAGTTGCCCATATTGATTTAATCATCGGCCCCCGTGGCAGTGCCGCAGAAGATGCATTTTGCTTAACCCTGACCAACCAAAAAGAAGGCGTAAATGGTTTATTAGCCGTTTTAGCCCCTAATTTAGCGGTCAAACCTTCTACCGTGATGTTTAATAAAGTCACGATTAAGGGCGCAAAACAAGCCGTGCAAATGTTTGGTCCCGCACAACGCGCAGTTGCAATGGCGGTTGCTGATTGTTTAGCCGATGGTACGATTCCAATGGAAGAAGCAGATGATCTCTTCATTTGCGTTGGTGTCTTCATTCATTGGTTGGCAGAAGACGATGCCAAGATTTATGACTACAACTATGCAGCAACCAAAGAATCCATCAAACGTGCGATTGCCAAAGAACCCAAACCACAAGACGTGGTTGCAAAACGCAGTAGCTCACAACATCCTTTCTCCCCGAAATAA
- a CDS encoding PilN domain-containing protein — protein MKIKIPSFKRSASIVKADICLIIRGNTLFHAERQNLIAQHDESLLKLTATEIAEAARRLLPNTDRQQRIALALPNDEFVAISLNLPAIAPTTLKNAVNLQLPTLLPGVTDPLLLAVQPQTHSGATVALWLSAQRAEELFNAFEKEGLFLAVILPRALLALPAPVEQACHLIDEDDAAITAIEWSGSAIRRWLHVLKADCADAEFNKQFQANLSALNDKNAIYKGTANAWDSLPMPHSVVYGYGFMPAGTQRRTNILNNQKKRRTMMIAAGIVVFLGILGVAYAIQRELRLERKLAEVKGKTIDVTQLRNEVVEIEDYLAPVKNFPQQHVTVLMNKLNDLIPKNSWISGLKIETGVAEVEGYSPNPPALLEILTNNPEFTEVSFIRPTQKEADKLEERFGIRFKLTGVDFPAYLAEYFKVEQ, from the coding sequence ATGAAAATAAAAATACCTTCTTTTAAACGCAGTGCTTCCATAGTAAAAGCAGATATTTGTCTTATTATTCGTGGTAATACATTATTTCATGCAGAACGGCAAAACTTAATTGCCCAACATGATGAATCGTTACTAAAACTCACCGCCACTGAAATTGCCGAAGCCGCACGGCGACTATTACCCAATACAGACCGACAACAACGAATTGCGCTTGCCTTGCCGAATGACGAATTCGTCGCCATCAGCTTAAATTTACCCGCCATTGCACCCACTACGCTAAAAAATGCCGTCAACTTACAACTACCTACGCTATTACCCGGTGTAACCGACCCCTTATTACTTGCGGTACAACCCCAAACCCATAGCGGTGCAACGGTTGCTTTGTGGCTTTCTGCACAACGGGCGGAAGAACTATTTAATGCGTTTGAAAAAGAAGGTTTATTTCTGGCAGTTATTTTACCCCGCGCCTTGCTTGCCCTCCCTGCACCTGTAGAACAAGCCTGCCATCTCATTGACGAGGATGATGCGGCTATCACTGCAATAGAATGGTCAGGCAGTGCTATTCGTCGCTGGTTACATGTTCTAAAAGCAGATTGTGCGGATGCAGAATTCAACAAACAATTTCAAGCCAATTTATCCGCCTTAAACGATAAAAATGCCATTTACAAGGGAACAGCTAATGCGTGGGACAGTCTGCCCATGCCGCATAGCGTTGTTTATGGTTATGGCTTTATGCCCGCAGGCACGCAACGACGGACAAATATCCTAAATAACCAGAAAAAACGACGCACCATGATGATTGCGGCAGGTATAGTTGTTTTTCTAGGTATATTAGGAGTCGCCTATGCCATTCAGCGGGAATTACGTTTAGAACGTAAACTGGCTGAAGTAAAGGGTAAAACGATTGACGTGACACAATTACGCAATGAAGTTGTGGAAATTGAAGATTATCTTGCCCCTGTGAAAAACTTTCCACAACAGCATGTTACGGTTTTAATGAATAAGCTGAATGACTTAATCCCAAAAAACAGTTGGATATCAGGATTAAAAATAGAAACAGGGGTTGCAGAAGTTGAAGGTTATAGCCCAAATCCGCCTGCATTATTGGAAATTTTGACAAATAACCCAGAATTTACAGAGGTTTCTTTTATCCGTCCAACACAAAAAGAAGCGGATAAACTTGAAGAGCGATTTGGTATCCGTTTTAAATTAACAGGTGTTGATTTCCCAGCTTATTTAGCCGAATACTTCAAAGTAGAACAATAA
- a CDS encoding ATP-grasp domain-containing protein, whose product MPHHQQRVVIFTDFPGWHGKRLTKAFAKRHITSQYLSLNDCYFDLNSATGLQIPTFTDCLPDGVFVRGIAGGTFEQVTVRLGILHALKAAGVPIYNDVRAIERTVDKSMTSFLLYRAGIPTPATVVCESREQASHVLHTAFARGEEMVLKPLFGSQGKRLLRLKAGDSLPAGELYNHLYYLQTFIPCANTDKSGNTLAYHDWRVFVINGKAQAAMLRHSQHWITNRAQGASCRASALDPELIKLAESAAQTINVDYAGVDILRDKAGQAYVLEVNGVPAWQGLQGVCKQDIADCLVDDFVLRYLSPYSQAHAVL is encoded by the coding sequence ATGCCGCATCATCAACAACGTGTGGTCATCTTTACGGATTTTCCGGGTTGGCATGGAAAACGGCTCACTAAAGCCTTTGCTAAACGCCATATTACGAGCCAATATCTTTCTCTCAACGATTGTTACTTTGATTTAAACAGCGCAACTGGCTTGCAAATTCCTACGTTTACCGATTGTTTGCCTGATGGTGTCTTTGTGCGAGGTATTGCAGGCGGAACGTTTGAACAAGTAACAGTACGATTAGGCATATTACACGCGCTAAAAGCAGCGGGCGTGCCTATTTATAACGATGTTCGAGCCATTGAACGAACCGTTGATAAATCGATGACCAGTTTTTTACTGTATCGAGCAGGGATTCCTACACCCGCAACGGTTGTTTGCGAATCGCGGGAACAGGCAAGCCATGTTTTGCATACCGCGTTTGCGCGTGGTGAGGAAATGGTATTAAAACCGTTATTTGGCTCACAAGGTAAACGCTTGTTGCGTTTAAAAGCAGGCGATAGTTTGCCAGCGGGTGAACTGTATAATCATCTTTACTATTTACAAACCTTTATCCCTTGTGCAAATACGGATAAAAGCGGTAATACATTGGCTTATCATGACTGGCGCGTGTTTGTTATTAATGGTAAAGCCCAAGCAGCTATGTTACGGCATAGTCAACATTGGATTACTAATCGCGCCCAAGGTGCAAGCTGTCGCGCCAGTGCTTTAGACCCCGAATTAATTAAATTGGCTGAATCTGCTGCCCAGACAATCAATGTTGATTATGCTGGTGTGGATATTCTGCGCGATAAAGCAGGACAAGCCTATGTATTAGAAGTAAACGGCGTTCCTGCATGGCAAGGGTTACAAGGGGTCTGTAAACAAGATATTGCCGATTGTTTGGTGGATGACTTTGTTTTACGGTATTTGTCACCATACAGTCAGGCACATGCTGTGTTATGA
- the glyA gene encoding serine hydroxymethyltransferase, which translates to MFSTNMTIAEFDPELFHAIQQEKQRQEDHLELIASENYTSPRVLEAQGSVLTNKYAEGYPSKRYYGGCEFVDIAEQLAIDRAKELFHADYANVQPHSGSQANAAVYMALLEPHDVVLGMSLAHGGHLTHGAKVNFSGKIYNAVQYGLDTATGEIDYAQVESLALEHKPKMIVAGFSAYSRVVDWQRFRDIADKVGAYLFVDMAHVAGLVAAGLYPSPVAIADVTTTTTHKTLRGPRGGMILARANPDIEKKLQSLVFPGTQGGPLMHVIAAKAVAFKEALQPAFKVYQQQVLDNARAMAAVFSERGYKIVSGGTDNHLFLLDLIDKGITGKAADAALGLAHITVNKNAVPNDPQSPFVTSGLRIGTPAITTRGMGLNEVKQIANWICDILGDIDNIEIQARVRNQVKHLCTQFPVYAETTKQANAA; encoded by the coding sequence ATGTTCTCAACAAATATGACTATTGCCGAGTTTGACCCTGAGTTATTTCACGCCATTCAACAAGAAAAACAACGGCAAGAAGACCATTTAGAGTTAATTGCATCCGAAAATTACACCAGCCCGCGCGTGTTAGAAGCGCAAGGCTCTGTATTAACCAATAAATATGCTGAAGGTTATCCCAGCAAACGTTATTATGGGGGATGTGAGTTTGTTGATATTGCTGAACAATTGGCTATTGACCGCGCTAAAGAATTATTTCACGCAGATTATGCCAATGTTCAACCACATTCAGGTTCACAAGCAAATGCGGCTGTTTATATGGCATTGTTAGAGCCACACGATGTTGTATTGGGCATGAGCCTAGCGCATGGTGGACATTTAACACACGGTGCAAAAGTCAACTTTTCAGGCAAAATCTATAACGCAGTGCAGTATGGGTTAGACACGGCAACGGGTGAAATTGACTATGCACAAGTAGAAAGTTTAGCGTTAGAACATAAGCCAAAGATGATAGTTGCGGGGTTTAGTGCTTATTCGCGCGTGGTTGATTGGCAACGTTTTCGTGATATTGCGGATAAAGTTGGCGCGTATTTATTTGTCGATATGGCACATGTTGCAGGACTGGTTGCTGCGGGTTTATATCCTAGCCCTGTTGCGATTGCGGATGTAACCACCACCACCACACATAAAACCTTAAGAGGGCCTCGCGGTGGAATGATTTTGGCGCGGGCAAACCCTGATATTGAAAAGAAATTACAATCGTTGGTGTTTCCCGGCACACAAGGCGGTCCTTTAATGCACGTCATTGCTGCTAAAGCGGTCGCGTTTAAAGAAGCCTTACAACCCGCATTTAAAGTGTATCAACAACAAGTGTTAGACAATGCCCGCGCAATGGCTGCCGTGTTTAGTGAACGTGGCTATAAAATTGTTTCTGGTGGCACGGACAATCATTTGTTTTTATTAGACTTGATTGATAAAGGGATTACAGGAAAAGCAGCGGATGCCGCGCTAGGCTTAGCCCACATTACAGTCAACAAAAATGCAGTGCCAAATGACCCACAATCGCCATTTGTCACCAGTGGTTTACGTATTGGTACGCCCGCAATTACCACCCGTGGCATGGGATTAAATGAAGTGAAACAAATTGCAAATTGGATTTGTGACATTTTAGGCGATATTGATAACATCGAGATACAAGCCCGTGTGCGCAATCAGGTGAAACATTTGTGTACACAATTCCCCGTTTACGCAGAAACCACTAAACAGGCAAATGCGGCTTAA